From Domibacillus sp. DTU_2020_1001157_1_SI_ALB_TIR_016, a single genomic window includes:
- the pulA gene encoding type I pullulanase encodes MISTRPFNAYLDTLTEVAVLLPKHYYSGKSSAFYIESGGNVTKMELVGVQELNAEIKYTCRLKEMPEFGREHVILDERLMRTDLQMGGVIRTKEFDRLFYYEGELGSMYTPEKTSFRVWAPTATEAFVKFKETEEAPLRYMPMRRGPSGTFEAEINGNAEGFFYHYQVRVNNIWHEAVDPYAKMVSVHSEWARVVDDEKMKVEKHQLPPFSSPLDAIIYEASIRDVSSQRESGIKHQGLYLGLTEEGTQSPDGQPTGLDYITSLGVTHVQLMPFFDFFGVSDTDFSANYNWGYNPLYFNVPEGSFSSNPADLYARSVELKQMIEAFHKKGLRVIMDVVYNHVFVRETSSFEKLVPGYFFRQGIDGMPSNGSGCGNDFASERKMGRKFILDSLQYWMEAYNLDGFRFDLMGLIDVETMKQAASRLRRHNLGLILLGEGWDLNTALPAEEKATIRNEHALPEVAFFNDRFRDSIKGSTFQLFETGFAFGNSKMLDNAFAALTANVGCSGVDRLFHSPAQSVNYVECHDNYTLWDKLEACFPGDTETNKKRHLLATAIVLFSQGIPFLHAGQEFCRTKHGVENSYTSSDIINQMDWRRRGEFVDHVQYVKGLIEVRKSTGAFRLRKEEAICYHMVKWPANADTLTVWLKDVGSYGKWKDLVLSFNTGKMASTFALPEGEEWHQIVSGTEAGTKPLQTVKQDASVEPFSCAVFAR; translated from the coding sequence ATGATTTCAACCCGTCCGTTTAATGCATATTTAGATACACTGACTGAAGTCGCTGTTTTGCTTCCAAAGCATTATTATTCAGGGAAGTCTTCTGCTTTTTATATTGAGAGCGGGGGCAACGTAACGAAAATGGAGCTTGTGGGCGTGCAGGAATTGAATGCAGAAATAAAATACACGTGCCGCTTAAAAGAAATGCCGGAATTTGGCCGGGAGCATGTTATTTTAGATGAACGCCTTATGCGTACCGATTTGCAAATGGGCGGTGTAATCCGGACAAAAGAATTCGACCGGCTCTTTTACTACGAAGGTGAGCTGGGAAGCATGTACACACCGGAGAAAACTTCTTTTCGAGTGTGGGCACCAACGGCAACTGAAGCTTTTGTAAAGTTTAAAGAAACAGAAGAAGCTCCGCTTCGCTATATGCCGATGAGAAGAGGACCATCCGGTACATTTGAAGCAGAAATAAACGGAAATGCAGAAGGTTTTTTTTACCATTACCAAGTGCGGGTCAATAATATCTGGCATGAAGCGGTCGATCCTTATGCAAAAATGGTTTCTGTTCACAGCGAGTGGGCACGTGTTGTCGATGATGAAAAAATGAAGGTGGAAAAGCACCAGCTCCCTCCTTTTTCTTCTCCGCTCGATGCGATTATTTACGAAGCTTCCATTCGTGATGTTTCGAGCCAGCGGGAAAGCGGCATTAAGCACCAGGGCTTGTATCTTGGACTCACAGAGGAAGGGACACAAAGTCCTGACGGGCAGCCGACTGGACTGGACTACATCACATCGCTCGGTGTCACCCACGTACAGCTGATGCCCTTTTTCGATTTTTTTGGTGTATCTGACACAGATTTTTCCGCCAACTACAACTGGGGCTACAATCCTCTTTATTTTAACGTGCCGGAAGGAAGCTTCAGCTCCAATCCAGCCGACTTGTATGCACGCTCAGTAGAACTGAAGCAAATGATCGAAGCGTTTCATAAAAAAGGGCTCCGAGTCATCATGGATGTGGTGTATAACCATGTATTCGTCCGGGAGACTTCCTCGTTTGAAAAGCTCGTTCCGGGCTACTTTTTCCGCCAGGGAATCGACGGAATGCCTTCAAACGGATCAGGATGCGGAAACGACTTTGCCTCAGAGCGGAAAATGGGCCGCAAGTTTATTTTAGATTCTCTTCAGTACTGGATGGAAGCCTACAATCTCGATGGATTTCGTTTCGACCTGATGGGACTGATTGATGTGGAAACGATGAAGCAGGCAGCCAGCCGTCTTCGCCGTCATAATCTAGGTCTTATTCTGCTGGGAGAAGGGTGGGACTTAAACACCGCGCTGCCCGCTGAGGAAAAAGCAACGATTCGCAATGAACATGCACTGCCGGAGGTTGCTTTTTTCAATGACCGGTTCCGTGACTCCATTAAGGGAAGTACCTTTCAGCTGTTTGAAACCGGTTTTGCGTTTGGAAACAGCAAGATGCTCGACAATGCCTTTGCCGCACTGACAGCCAATGTCGGGTGCAGCGGTGTAGACCGGTTGTTTCACTCGCCGGCCCAGTCTGTCAACTATGTAGAATGTCATGATAACTATACACTATGGGATAAGCTTGAAGCATGCTTTCCAGGAGATACAGAAACGAATAAGAAAAGGCATCTTTTGGCCACTGCTATTGTACTTTTCTCCCAGGGAATTCCGTTTCTGCATGCCGGCCAGGAATTTTGCCGGACAAAGCATGGAGTTGAAAACAGCTACACAAGCTCAGATATTATTAATCAAATGGATTGGCGCCGCCGTGGTGAATTTGTAGACCATGTGCAATATGTGAAAGGGCTGATAGAAGTCCGAAAATCAACGGGGGCGTTTCGTCTTAGAAAAGAAGAAGCCATTTGCTATCATATGGTTAAATGGCCAGCCAATGCGGATACACTAACTGTCTGGCTGAAGGATGTCGGTTCGTACGGCAAGTGGAAAGACTTGGTTTTAAGTTTTAATACGGGTAAAATGGCTTCGACTTTTGCACTGCCGGAAGGAGAAGAATGGCACCAGATCGTTTCAGGTACTGAAGCTGGAACAAAGCCGCTTCAAACGGTGAAGCAGGACGCTTCAGTAGAGCCATTCAGCTGTGCCGTTTTCGCCAGATAG
- a CDS encoding NERD domain-containing protein, which translates to MAQLIKLQNYISRYEQDPFHYPARYVRLKKGEWEKFHNQWEYQRSTGIIHTEPGKEENWLLEEPKEKHSLLRGLFSKKEKRVETEPGPLQEDEALFSMNESEFIYLQTEEDVKKAFVDKMFAFQVKWASSTLLHQSPLDHKYYVDEQLKFLATRLPDTFLILYKPVFRFQKAVVELDIVLITPLQVWCLTFLEEQDEAVFTGSSDRFWMKRFRETESKVLSPAVSLARTETIAKKLLRHHEVDIPVRKAILSRNGYIDDPSAPADIYYIDKREFPRWFQEMRQFSSPLKTIQLKAAKVLLAHADSISLRRPEWEEEI; encoded by the coding sequence ATGGCGCAATTAATTAAGCTTCAAAATTATATCTCAAGATATGAACAAGACCCTTTCCATTACCCAGCCCGGTATGTTCGGCTGAAAAAAGGAGAGTGGGAAAAGTTTCATAACCAGTGGGAATACCAGCGGAGCACGGGAATAATACATACAGAACCCGGCAAAGAGGAAAATTGGCTGCTAGAAGAACCAAAGGAAAAGCATTCTTTGCTCCGGGGGTTGTTTTCTAAAAAAGAAAAACGGGTAGAAACAGAGCCCGGGCCTTTGCAGGAAGATGAAGCTTTGTTTTCAATGAATGAATCAGAATTCATATACTTGCAAACAGAAGAGGATGTAAAAAAAGCATTCGTTGATAAAATGTTTGCTTTTCAAGTGAAATGGGCAAGTTCAACACTGCTGCATCAGTCACCGCTCGATCACAAATATTATGTGGATGAGCAGCTGAAATTTTTAGCGACGCGTCTGCCAGATACGTTCCTCATTTTGTATAAGCCGGTTTTCCGCTTTCAAAAAGCCGTTGTCGAGCTGGACATTGTACTGATCACACCGCTGCAAGTCTGGTGCCTTACATTTTTGGAAGAGCAGGACGAAGCGGTTTTTACCGGTTCTTCTGACCGGTTTTGGATGAAGCGTTTTCGAGAAACGGAATCTAAAGTGTTAAGTCCTGCCGTTTCATTGGCAAGAACAGAAACAATCGCCAAAAAACTGCTCCGGCATCATGAAGTGGATATTCCCGTTCGAAAAGCGATTTTATCTCGAAACGGCTACATTGATGACCCGTCCGCACCAGCAGACATATATTACATTGATAAGCGTGAATTTCCCCGCTGGTTTCAAGAAATGAGACAGTTTTCTTCACCACTGAAAACGATTCAGCTGAAAGCAGCAAAAGTTTTGCTTGCACATGCAGATTCGATCAGCCTGCGCCGCCCAGAATGGGAGGAGGAGATATAA
- a CDS encoding PepSY domain-containing protein — protein MVKWDRTAFLIGAAAGAAAAILIQKQTSKSMNIPPEKVLKKVKETFKQNGPVDGSWIQMKPEQIDNNGFPVIVYKGGISRPGDSGNTQFEFSADAKTGTLLNVQPV, from the coding sequence ATGGTAAAATGGGATCGAACCGCTTTTTTGATCGGCGCAGCCGCTGGAGCAGCCGCCGCCATTTTGATTCAAAAACAAACGTCCAAATCAATGAATATTCCACCTGAGAAAGTATTAAAAAAAGTAAAAGAGACCTTTAAACAGAATGGACCGGTCGATGGTTCCTGGATTCAAATGAAGCCGGAGCAAATTGACAACAATGGATTTCCTGTAATCGTTTATAAAGGCGGTATTTCCCGCCCTGGCGATTCCGGAAATACACAATTTGAATTTTCAGCAGATGCAAAAACGGGCACACTGTTAAACGTGCAGCCTGTATAA
- a CDS encoding DNA translocase FtsK: MSLFKKILSYFREEIEIIEVDETKPVDADTVEEPKPEPVEEPPPRQAPAPAAFEQKRAIPSLPSVQQLSTRVAYRYPTVKRSGHEESPRRSPRLTRHEPASAAPVESSRSEQGHKPAYTSASGASRIAPRPFKPTEIPSPIYGFRSRPVKEDIRSVRSEEREKRNEPLLLFSKEQAKRPFERKKEAPIQEVPRREVPKPKEEEEAPAQKPAVLYPEKSMPSEQKEKPRERRHSPFNVVMLKKDREKITKPKPALKQQPQSASAPSNVPAAKAKEDKPPVQEPMVIPEKINRPPLSFLTPPAQESADDTWVQEKSALLNETLKSFNINAHVTGVTTGPSITRFEVTPAIGVKVSKIVSLTDDIKRSLAARTIRIEAPIPGTQVVGIELPNEKSRPVYISEIIGHSRFQSHSSPLASALGLDIAGNPVVLDLQKMPHGLIAGATGSGKSVCINSILVSLLYKAAPHELKLLLIDPKMVELTPYNGIPHLASPVITDVKAATAALKWAVEEMERRYQLFVHAGVRDMASYNAKVKASEFNEPHLPYLVIVIDELADLMMMAPGDVEESICRIAQKARACGIHLIVATQRPSVDVITGLIKANIPTRIAFSVSSQIDSRTILDKVGAEKLLGKGDMLFLNNGASESVRLQGTFVTNEEIDEVVQFAKAQQQPDYLFKQEELLQKAAVHDEEDELFQEACELVVRQGGASTSMLQRNLKVGYNRAARLIEIMEEKGLVSGQRAGRPREVLISEEELLTYFEESN; this comes from the coding sequence ATGAGTCTGTTTAAAAAAATTCTCTCCTATTTCAGAGAAGAAATTGAAATCATTGAAGTAGATGAAACGAAACCAGTCGATGCTGATACAGTTGAAGAGCCAAAACCAGAGCCGGTGGAAGAGCCGCCGCCGCGCCAGGCTCCAGCCCCTGCTGCTTTTGAGCAGAAGCGCGCCATTCCTTCGCTTCCATCCGTGCAGCAGCTTTCTACGCGTGTAGCATACCGGTATCCGACTGTAAAGCGGAGCGGACATGAGGAAAGTCCACGCCGCTCGCCGCGCCTCACCCGGCACGAGCCTGCTTCTGCTGCGCCGGTTGAATCATCGAGGAGTGAGCAGGGACACAAGCCAGCGTATACTTCTGCGTCAGGAGCATCACGTATTGCACCGCGGCCGTTTAAGCCGACAGAGATTCCATCACCTATTTATGGATTTCGGTCCCGGCCGGTGAAAGAAGATATACGCAGTGTACGCAGCGAAGAGCGGGAAAAAAGGAATGAGCCGCTTCTGCTGTTTTCAAAAGAGCAAGCGAAGCGTCCGTTTGAACGGAAGAAGGAAGCACCTATACAAGAGGTGCCAAGACGGGAAGTACCAAAGCCGAAGGAGGAAGAGGAGGCGCCTGCACAAAAGCCGGCCGTTCTTTATCCAGAAAAGAGCATGCCTTCCGAGCAAAAAGAAAAGCCGAGAGAACGGCGCCATTCCCCTTTTAACGTTGTCATGCTGAAGAAAGATCGCGAGAAAATTACAAAGCCTAAGCCGGCATTGAAGCAGCAGCCCCAGTCCGCTTCTGCTCCATCCAACGTGCCTGCCGCCAAAGCCAAAGAGGACAAGCCGCCTGTACAGGAACCGATGGTGATCCCTGAGAAAATAAATCGTCCGCCGCTCTCGTTTTTAACACCGCCGGCACAGGAATCAGCTGACGATACTTGGGTACAGGAGAAGTCAGCTCTGCTGAATGAAACATTGAAAAGCTTTAATATCAATGCACATGTGACTGGAGTAACCACTGGCCCGTCTATTACGCGCTTTGAAGTAACACCGGCGATCGGGGTTAAAGTGAGCAAGATTGTTAGTTTAACAGACGATATTAAACGCAGTCTTGCCGCGCGGACGATTCGAATTGAAGCACCAATTCCAGGCACCCAGGTGGTCGGAATTGAACTCCCTAATGAAAAAAGCCGCCCGGTCTATATCAGTGAAATTATCGGACACAGCCGTTTTCAATCACATTCTTCGCCGCTGGCTTCCGCGCTGGGCCTTGATATTGCCGGAAATCCGGTTGTGCTGGATTTGCAAAAAATGCCGCACGGGCTCATTGCCGGTGCGACTGGCTCAGGGAAAAGCGTCTGTATTAATTCCATTTTAGTTAGTCTTTTGTACAAAGCAGCGCCTCATGAACTCAAACTGCTTCTCATTGACCCGAAAATGGTTGAGTTAACGCCGTATAATGGCATTCCGCATTTAGCGAGCCCGGTGATCACGGATGTAAAGGCAGCGACTGCGGCATTGAAATGGGCGGTAGAAGAGATGGAGCGGCGGTATCAGCTTTTTGTCCATGCAGGTGTAAGGGACATGGCTTCTTACAATGCAAAAGTGAAAGCATCGGAATTCAATGAACCGCATCTACCGTATTTGGTCATAGTGATTGATGAATTGGCAGATTTAATGATGATGGCACCAGGGGATGTAGAGGAGTCGATTTGCCGGATTGCCCAAAAAGCCCGTGCCTGCGGTATTCATTTGATTGTGGCAACCCAGCGCCCGTCTGTAGATGTTATTACAGGTTTGATTAAAGCGAACATTCCAACGCGGATTGCCTTTTCTGTTTCTTCACAAATTGACTCGCGCACGATTTTAGATAAAGTAGGAGCGGAGAAACTGCTTGGAAAAGGGGACATGCTGTTCCTAAATAACGGTGCGAGCGAATCTGTCCGTCTGCAGGGAACGTTTGTAACCAATGAGGAAATTGATGAAGTGGTTCAATTTGCAAAAGCACAGCAGCAGCCCGATTATTTGTTTAAGCAGGAAGAGCTGCTGCAAAAAGCAGCCGTTCATGATGAAGAAGATGAACTGTTTCAAGAAGCCTGTGAGCTGGTAGTCCGCCAGGGAGGCGCTTCGACTTCTATGCTGCAGCGGAATTTAAAGGTAGGCTATAATCGCGCTGCCCGCTTGATTGAAATAATGGAAGAAAAAGGTCTTGTTTCTGGCCAGCGGGCGGGACGGCCGCGGGAAGTGTTGATTTCGGAAGAAGAGCTGCTGACTTATTTCGAAGAATCAAATTAA
- the trmB gene encoding tRNA (guanosine(46)-N7)-methyltransferase TrmB, whose amino-acid sequence MRLRNKPWAHEKISAHPQYIVPNPEEAKGHWYEIFGNNNPIHIEVGTGKGQFVTGMAKQNPDINYIGIEMYESVIVTALDRLIEADLPNLKLLNVDGAELLNYFEKGEVGRVYLNFSDPWPKSRHAKRRLTYKTFLSLYESLMPEGGEVHFKTDNQGLFEFSLKSFSEYGMLLTFVSLDLHNSSFEGNVMTEYEEKFSAKGQRIYRSEARFQPRA is encoded by the coding sequence ATGCGTTTACGAAATAAACCATGGGCGCACGAGAAAATCAGCGCTCATCCACAATATATTGTTCCAAACCCTGAGGAAGCAAAAGGGCACTGGTATGAAATTTTTGGCAACAACAATCCGATCCATATTGAAGTAGGAACAGGAAAAGGCCAATTTGTAACAGGAATGGCAAAACAAAACCCTGATATCAACTATATCGGGATTGAAATGTATGAAAGCGTCATTGTGACGGCGCTTGACCGGCTTATTGAAGCAGACCTTCCTAACTTGAAACTGCTTAATGTAGATGGGGCAGAGCTGCTCAATTATTTTGAAAAAGGGGAAGTAGGCCGCGTTTATTTAAACTTTTCTGATCCATGGCCTAAAAGCCGCCATGCCAAACGCCGTTTAACCTATAAGACATTTTTAAGCTTGTATGAATCCCTTATGCCTGAGGGCGGGGAAGTGCATTTTAAAACTGACAACCAAGGGCTGTTTGAATTCTCGTTAAAAAGCTTTTCCGAATATGGTATGCTGTTAACGTTTGTCAGCCTTGATCTGCACAACAGCTCCTTTGAAGGAAATGTGATGACTGAATATGAAGAAAAATTCTCGGCAAAAGGCCAGCGAATTTACCGTTCGGAGGCCCGATTCCAGCCGCGTGCATAA
- a CDS encoding DUF1444 domain-containing protein, producing MSTMKLKRELEQTLKQPNRTIVYDREKEEMRIENSETKKGVTVALGGILAKFEGNVQKAAEETIYYVNEALNAFDGAGQKEEKEKQIFPVIRAASFPTEAEEGVPLFWDEHTAETRIYYAVDLGTTYRLIDERLMKKEGWTAEQIREIARFNLRSLPLEMKQDTVAGNIFYFLNSNDGYDATRILNDRFLKEMSEKIEGAMTVSIPHGDVLIIGDIRNETGYDILAQMAMSFFAAGRVPITALSFVYEEGHLEPIFILAKNRPRKE from the coding sequence ATGTCTACCATGAAATTAAAAAGAGAACTTGAACAAACGCTTAAACAGCCGAATCGAACCATTGTATATGACCGTGAAAAAGAAGAAATGCGGATTGAAAACAGTGAAACGAAAAAAGGCGTCACAGTAGCACTGGGCGGCATTTTGGCTAAATTTGAAGGCAATGTTCAAAAAGCAGCTGAGGAAACGATTTATTATGTAAATGAAGCGTTAAATGCATTCGATGGAGCCGGGCAAAAAGAAGAAAAAGAAAAGCAGATTTTTCCGGTAATCCGGGCCGCCTCCTTTCCAACAGAGGCGGAGGAAGGTGTGCCGCTTTTTTGGGATGAACATACAGCAGAAACCCGTATATACTATGCGGTTGATCTTGGTACCACTTACCGGCTGATCGATGAGAGGCTCATGAAAAAAGAAGGATGGACAGCAGAGCAAATACGGGAAATAGCCCGTTTTAACCTGCGCTCTCTGCCGCTTGAGATGAAACAGGATACAGTAGCGGGAAATATCTTTTATTTTTTGAATTCAAATGATGGCTATGATGCCACTCGTATTTTAAATGACCGGTTTTTAAAGGAAATGAGTGAGAAAATAGAAGGAGCGATGACGGTTTCTATTCCGCATGGGGATGTACTCATTATTGGGGACATTCGGAATGAAACAGGCTATGACATATTGGCACAGATGGCGATGAGCTTTTTCGCGGCCGGCCGTGTTCCGATCACCGCTCTTTCTTTTGTGTATGAAGAAGGACACCTTGAACCAATCTTTATTTTAGCTAAAAACCGTCCGCGTAAAGAGTAA
- a CDS encoding M42 family metallopeptidase, translating into MNQETKSMFKTLTELPGAPGNEHAVRAFLKKEMEPYADSIIQDHLGSIFGVKNGDENGPRVMVAGHMDEVAFMVTAITDNGMIRFQPLGGWWNQTMLAQRVRIYTRNGPIEGVISSTPPHLLTEDQRSKPMQIKHMQIDVGADDRADAEAIGIKPGQSILPVSPFTPMANPKKIMAKAWDNRYGCGLALELLKELHGKTVPNMLYSGATVQEEVGLRGAQTAAHLINPDIFFALDASPANDATGDKKEFGQLGKGVLLRIFDRSMVTHGGMREFVLDTAESNSIPYQYFVSPGGTDAGRVHTTGSGVPSAVIGICSRYIHTHSSIIHTDDYDAAKELLVRLITSMDKATVDTIKQY; encoded by the coding sequence ATGAATCAGGAAACCAAAAGTATGTTTAAAACGCTGACAGAACTGCCGGGTGCACCGGGAAACGAACATGCCGTGCGCGCTTTTTTGAAAAAGGAAATGGAGCCTTATGCTGATTCTATTATTCAAGATCACCTTGGCAGCATATTTGGTGTGAAAAATGGGGATGAAAATGGGCCGCGTGTGATGGTAGCAGGCCATATGGATGAAGTCGCTTTTATGGTAACCGCGATTACTGATAATGGAATGATTCGCTTTCAACCGCTTGGCGGCTGGTGGAATCAAACCATGCTGGCCCAAAGAGTCCGTATCTATACAAGGAATGGTCCGATAGAAGGAGTGATTTCTTCCACGCCGCCGCACCTGTTAACGGAAGATCAACGTAGTAAACCGATGCAGATTAAGCACATGCAGATCGATGTAGGAGCAGACGACAGAGCAGACGCGGAAGCGATTGGCATTAAGCCGGGTCAATCTATTTTGCCTGTCTCCCCATTCACACCAATGGCAAACCCGAAAAAAATCATGGCGAAAGCCTGGGATAATCGATATGGATGCGGATTGGCGCTTGAGCTGCTCAAAGAGCTTCATGGAAAAACAGTCCCGAACATGCTGTATTCAGGCGCAACCGTTCAAGAAGAAGTAGGTCTTCGCGGGGCACAAACCGCTGCCCATTTAATCAACCCGGATATCTTTTTTGCGCTGGATGCAAGCCCGGCCAACGACGCAACAGGGGATAAAAAGGAGTTCGGACAGCTTGGCAAGGGAGTTCTTCTGCGTATCTTTGACCGCTCTATGGTGACGCATGGCGGTATGCGTGAGTTTGTACTTGATACGGCAGAATCAAACAGCATCCCTTATCAATATTTCGTATCGCCCGGTGGTACAGATGCGGGCCGTGTTCATACGACAGGAAGCGGCGTGCCAAGTGCCGTGATCGGTATTTGTTCCCGGTACATTCATACACATTCATCTATTATTCATACGGACGATTATGATGCGGCCAAAGAACTGCTCGTTCGATTGATCACCAGTATGGATAAAGCGACGGTTGATACGATCAAGCAATACTAA
- the cysK gene encoding cysteine synthase A, which translates to MMKVVDNIAKLIGDTPLVKLQRLSPEHGADVYVKLEFYNPSGSVKDRAAYNMIIEAEKSGKLKPGAVVIEPTSGNTGIGIAMNAAARGYKAILVMPDTMTKERINLLKAYGAEVVLTPGDEKMPGSIRKALELAERVPNSFIPMQFDNPANSDAHRGTTSSEISEAVEQIGKRFAAFVATAGTGGTITGTGEELKKQFPDLAVHVVEPAGSPVLSGGQPGRHKLVGTSPGFIPSILNTEVYDSIFKITDEDAYDITRRLAAEEGILVGPSAGAACFAAIQAAKALSKDDMVICLAPDTGERYLSTDVFQDE; encoded by the coding sequence TTGATGAAAGTGGTTGATAATATTGCCAAACTGATTGGCGACACACCGCTCGTAAAGCTGCAGCGTTTGTCACCTGAACACGGAGCAGATGTGTACGTAAAATTAGAATTTTACAACCCGAGCGGAAGTGTAAAGGACCGCGCTGCTTATAACATGATTATAGAGGCAGAAAAATCAGGAAAGTTAAAACCGGGAGCTGTGGTCATTGAACCGACAAGCGGAAATACAGGCATCGGTATTGCGATGAACGCGGCTGCCAGAGGATACAAAGCCATTTTGGTGATGCCGGACACGATGACAAAGGAACGCATCAACCTTTTAAAAGCATATGGTGCAGAAGTCGTTTTGACGCCGGGAGATGAAAAAATGCCTGGCTCCATCCGCAAAGCACTAGAGCTGGCCGAGCGTGTTCCAAACAGTTTTATTCCCATGCAGTTTGACAATCCCGCTAATTCGGATGCCCACCGTGGCACGACATCCTCGGAAATTTCCGAAGCTGTAGAACAGATTGGCAAGCGGTTTGCTGCTTTTGTGGCAACTGCAGGTACAGGCGGAACAATTACGGGTACAGGGGAAGAACTAAAAAAGCAATTCCCTGATTTAGCTGTTCATGTCGTAGAACCGGCTGGATCCCCTGTTTTATCAGGCGGCCAGCCTGGCCGGCACAAGCTCGTCGGTACGAGCCCTGGGTTTATCCCTTCTATTTTAAATACAGAGGTTTATGACTCGATCTTTAAAATTACAGATGAGGACGCCTATGACATTACCCGCCGCCTTGCTGCTGAGGAAGGGATTTTGGTCGGTCCATCTGCCGGTGCTGCATGCTTTGCCGCGATCCAAGCAGCTAAAGCTTTATCAAAAGATGATATGGTCATTTGCCTGGCTCCGGATACGGGCGAACGGTACTTGTCTACGGATGTATTTCAAGATGAGTAA
- a CDS encoding phosphotransferase, whose product MRFLEHFLGRDWEIMPAGGVTGKAFFARHAGQELFLKRNSSPFLAMLSAEGIVPKLVWTKRLENGDVISAQHWMNGRELGPEEMESDRVARLMGKIHSSKPLLNMLKRLGKQPVLPAATLSDIRSQVHSMSAHPVVSDALCFLEEGLPNVPDYQFVVCHTDVNHHNWLLSDEDELFLIDWDGAMIADPAMDIGTLLFGYVKRENWGEWLNQYGLALTPEFFHRMKWYAAAQLLSSIEWNREKTRFHDMNRGLASLHQLLEAEHNLFGNGENRQDAFTK is encoded by the coding sequence GTGAGGTTTTTGGAACACTTTTTGGGAAGAGATTGGGAAATCATGCCTGCCGGAGGCGTAACAGGAAAAGCTTTTTTTGCGCGCCATGCTGGACAGGAGCTGTTTTTAAAGCGAAATTCTTCGCCTTTTCTTGCTATGCTTTCAGCTGAGGGAATTGTCCCAAAACTTGTTTGGACAAAGCGGCTCGAAAACGGCGATGTGATTTCCGCGCAGCATTGGATGAATGGCAGGGAACTTGGGCCGGAAGAAATGGAGTCAGATCGTGTTGCCCGGCTGATGGGGAAAATTCATTCATCCAAACCGCTTTTAAACATGCTCAAACGGCTTGGAAAACAGCCTGTACTGCCGGCAGCTACTTTATCTGATATCCGTTCCCAAGTTCATTCGATGTCTGCCCATCCGGTTGTCTCGGATGCGCTCTGTTTTTTAGAAGAGGGTCTGCCAAATGTGCCGGATTATCAATTTGTGGTATGTCACACAGATGTAAACCACCATAATTGGCTCCTTTCTGACGAGGACGAGTTATTCTTAATTGATTGGGATGGTGCCATGATTGCCGATCCGGCGATGGATATTGGTACATTGCTGTTTGGATATGTGAAACGGGAAAACTGGGGCGAGTGGCTCAATCAGTACGGCTTGGCATTAACACCAGAGTTCTTTCACCGCATGAAATGGTATGCGGCAGCACAGCTGCTTTCATCTATTGAGTGGAACCGTGAAAAAACCCGCTTCCACGATATGAACCGCGGTTTAGCTTCTCTGCATCAGCTGTTGGAAGCAGAGCATAATTTATTTGGAAATGGAGAGAACAGGCAAGATGCGTTTACGAAATAA
- the thpR gene encoding RNA 2',3'-cyclic phosphodiesterase yields MQPHYFFALVLPDDVKKKIADEMKGRNELFKRLVHKEDYHLTLAFVGAADLSDLEKACVFMEENIKHIPVFELKLTSFGTFGQKTSPRIFWIGTNEPSSLFDVQKGVAAACRKAGISIDEKPFRPHITTARKWAGSEPYVPDVLPEWPSFPAAEIALYETKRAAGPKYVKRWSCLLSGSGEEQEPWRN; encoded by the coding sequence ATGCAGCCACATTATTTTTTTGCACTTGTTCTTCCCGATGACGTGAAAAAAAAGATTGCGGATGAAATGAAAGGAAGAAATGAGCTTTTTAAAAGGCTGGTCCATAAGGAGGATTACCATTTAACATTGGCATTCGTGGGCGCAGCTGATCTTTCGGATCTGGAAAAAGCCTGTGTGTTTATGGAGGAAAACATAAAACATATACCTGTTTTCGAACTTAAACTGACGTCATTTGGTACGTTTGGCCAAAAAACGTCTCCGCGTATTTTCTGGATTGGAACGAATGAGCCTTCTTCTCTTTTCGATGTGCAAAAAGGGGTGGCAGCTGCGTGCCGGAAAGCAGGAATTTCCATAGATGAAAAACCGTTTCGTCCTCATATTACCACTGCGCGGAAATGGGCGGGTTCCGAGCCGTATGTGCCAGATGTACTTCCGGAATGGCCGTCTTTTCCTGCAGCTGAAATTGCTTTGTATGAAACGAAAAGGGCAGCGGGTCCAAAGTACGTGAAAAGATGGTCCTGCCTATTAAGCGGGTCAGGAGAGGAACAAGAGCCATGGCGCAATTAA